From Pigmentibacter ruber, a single genomic window includes:
- a CDS encoding tryptophan 2,3-dioxygenase family protein: MLSNRLTIDELSELMNGNGKSDYEIYLKTKDLLSLQTKYNELCNADEIHFQLVHQAEELFFKSLNFSLLEINKYLLEKNYQRIISNFKRAHKAQECLLKTIEILHSMSPREYQDIRLKLGNGSGQDSPGFKSFLKIAPTLWLSFKEHFSIHDINDFEKIYHTEYVHNDVYLICECFLELDDLYNKFLYFHMKLIGRSIGLQAHSMKGNVVTNLTNRIARSLFPELWEIRSKMTSEWGTQYGIVRDSLSSQKIV, encoded by the coding sequence ATGTTAAGCAATAGACTTACAATCGATGAATTATCTGAATTAATGAATGGAAATGGAAAAAGTGACTACGAAATTTATTTAAAAACAAAAGATCTTTTGTCACTGCAAACAAAATACAATGAACTTTGCAATGCAGATGAAATTCACTTCCAACTAGTACATCAAGCTGAAGAACTATTTTTTAAATCTTTAAATTTTTCACTACTTGAAATAAATAAATATTTACTAGAAAAAAATTATCAAAGAATTATTAGCAATTTTAAACGCGCTCACAAAGCACAAGAGTGTTTACTAAAAACAATTGAAATTCTTCATTCTATGTCACCTAGGGAATATCAAGATATTCGTTTAAAGTTAGGAAACGGAAGCGGACAAGATTCCCCAGGATTTAAATCGTTTTTAAAAATTGCACCAACTTTATGGCTATCATTTAAAGAGCATTTTAGTATACATGATATTAATGATTTTGAAAAAATATATCATACTGAATATGTCCATAATGATGTTTATTTAATCTGTGAATGTTTTCTTGAATTAGATGATCTTTACAACAAATTCCTCTATTTTCATATGAAATTAATTGGTAGAAGTATTGGCTTACAAGCGCACTCAATGAAAGGGAATGTTGTCACAAATCTTACAAATAGAATTGCCCGTTCACTATTCCCAGAATTATGGGAAATTCGTTCAAAAATGACCTCTGAATGGGGAACTCAATATGGAATTGTAAGGGATAGTTTAAGCTCACAAAAAATCGTATAA
- a CDS encoding aminotransferase class V-fold PLP-dependent enzyme, with translation MHTLLNQFLKPNGLYFLNHSMGCLNKNQESVKEQYFNTWKNYGGKSWNEWLPYLDIFHKKLAEITFSKPIHFCFQGNNSLALLKIIQTIPKDKKRKKIIISDLEYPSMQFIFNFLPKEYYDLTLIKSKNGRTEKEQWLEKIDDNTLLLFVSHVTYGNSFKHPIDEIAKKCKELDVISILDLAQSIGIIPINLGKSNFDFAIGSCVKWLCGGTGAGFIWSNENVLRKIQPTAFGWFGMENIFAENINEFKLSTNTKQFMDGTPCILPLMLAVESIKLLSEIGIENILLKNQEYISNLYDFIEKNTEFKILSPKNNEERGGTFVFTTPNDEKFLNYLNQEKVFVDKKNNFGIRFSPHIYNTWEEINKFKEIVENFKF, from the coding sequence ATGCACACTTTATTAAACCAATTTCTAAAACCAAATGGTCTTTATTTTCTTAATCATTCTATGGGGTGTCTAAATAAAAATCAAGAAAGTGTAAAAGAACAATACTTTAATACTTGGAAAAATTATGGTGGAAAATCTTGGAATGAATGGTTGCCCTATTTAGATATATTTCATAAAAAATTGGCTGAGATAACTTTTAGTAAACCCATTCATTTTTGTTTTCAAGGAAATAATTCTTTAGCACTTTTAAAAATTATTCAGACAATACCAAAAGATAAAAAGCGAAAAAAAATTATTATTAGTGACTTAGAATATCCTTCTATGCAATTTATATTTAACTTTCTTCCTAAAGAGTATTATGATTTAACTTTAATTAAAAGTAAAAATGGGAGAACAGAAAAGGAACAGTGGCTAGAAAAAATAGATGATAATACTTTATTATTATTTGTATCACATGTGACATATGGTAACTCATTCAAGCATCCCATTGATGAAATTGCCAAAAAATGTAAAGAGCTTGATGTTATATCAATTTTAGATCTTGCTCAATCTATAGGTATTATTCCAATTAATTTAGGAAAATCTAATTTTGACTTTGCTATTGGATCTTGTGTTAAATGGTTATGTGGTGGAACAGGTGCAGGATTTATTTGGTCCAATGAAAATGTTTTAAGAAAAATACAACCTACAGCGTTTGGTTGGTTTGGAATGGAAAATATATTTGCTGAAAATATTAATGAATTTAAGCTAAGTACAAATACCAAACAGTTTATGGATGGCACTCCGTGTATTTTACCTTTAATGTTAGCAGTTGAAAGTATAAAATTATTAAGTGAAATTGGGATTGAGAATATTTTACTTAAAAATCAGGAATATATTTCAAACTTATATGACTTTATCGAAAAAAATACTGAATTTAAAATTTTGTCTCCAAAAAATAATGAAGAGAGAGGCGGGACTTTTGTTTTTACTACTCCAAATGATGAAAAGTTTTTAAATTATTTAAATCAAGAAAAAGTTTTTGTGGATAAAAAAAACAATTTTGGTATTAGATTTTCACCACATATTTACAATACTTGGGAAGAAATAAATAAATTTAAAGAAATTGTTGAAAATTTTAAATTTTAA
- the murB gene encoding UDP-N-acetylmuramate dehydrogenase, with protein sequence MQKNIPNYFIENQSIKEKTYYKMGGIARYFSTPSNLYEIQETILWCHSQQLPCSILGSGSNSVYSDENFSGVILSLEKLNHWFWETDEYLFVEGGVTNTEIAEICLVANRAGASWMFRMPGQVGASVRMNARCYGGEISQIVKNVITIDQYGYIKFYTVEEIFQGYKLTTLMNKPEIVVGVRLYFPNKSAAEKLLKHMYDCEEDRHRKKHFYLPSCGSTFKNNYSVGKPSGQIFDELGLKGLKVGAAEVSQYHANFVWNMGSAKTNDMLELTAIMRNKAKKELQAVLELEVQPVGLFQKEMYQKCGMEKLGPSYEDANGKKWVGLFYYPNNFVTKLFYSNNEFPKILYEAPFFEYFQTPFAGRPDVFVSICQLISFEAAKRNPNKPFLQWKTFTIDNPNKIFSIPAPEKYQKKNHKFIDELWKYSVSEIFFAHPEKPKTSYLEFEITPNGEWIALEFDGIRKRSAQNTKPNEKLWDSLIINEMCIHFHNDKDLRYVFGMSFTYNNLKKVISDQQNYIYFQCALSLGYAKYYLSPAWKQEKNLHFKNMKKIKDENLKADFHQPAKFWKVKLF encoded by the coding sequence TCAAATTTATATGAAATTCAAGAAACAATATTATGGTGCCATTCTCAACAGTTACCTTGCTCAATTTTAGGATCAGGGAGCAATTCGGTATATTCTGATGAAAATTTTTCTGGTGTTATTCTATCTTTAGAAAAATTAAATCATTGGTTTTGGGAAACAGATGAATATTTATTTGTTGAAGGTGGAGTTACAAATACAGAAATTGCTGAAATATGTTTGGTTGCAAATAGAGCTGGTGCTTCTTGGATGTTTAGAATGCCTGGGCAAGTTGGTGCATCAGTAAGAATGAATGCGCGTTGCTATGGTGGTGAAATATCTCAAATTGTAAAAAATGTAATTACTATCGATCAATACGGATATATAAAATTTTATACAGTAGAAGAGATTTTTCAAGGATATAAATTAACAACATTAATGAACAAGCCTGAAATTGTTGTAGGTGTAAGATTATATTTTCCAAATAAGTCAGCAGCTGAAAAACTTTTAAAACATATGTATGATTGTGAAGAAGATAGACACAGAAAAAAACATTTTTATTTACCAAGTTGTGGTTCAACATTTAAAAATAATTATTCTGTTGGGAAACCAAGCGGGCAAATTTTTGATGAATTAGGTTTAAAAGGTTTGAAAGTGGGAGCTGCAGAAGTTAGTCAATATCATGCAAATTTTGTTTGGAATATGGGTAGTGCAAAAACAAATGATATGCTAGAATTAACTGCAATAATGCGAAATAAAGCAAAAAAAGAGTTGCAAGCTGTTTTAGAGTTAGAAGTTCAGCCTGTAGGTTTATTTCAGAAAGAAATGTATCAAAAATGTGGGATGGAAAAATTAGGCCCAAGTTATGAAGATGCAAATGGTAAAAAGTGGGTAGGACTTTTTTATTACCCGAACAATTTTGTTACTAAACTTTTTTACTCAAATAATGAATTTCCAAAAATTCTCTATGAAGCGCCTTTTTTTGAATATTTTCAAACTCCTTTTGCTGGTCGCCCTGATGTATTTGTAAGTATTTGTCAGTTAATTAGTTTTGAAGCTGCAAAAAGAAATCCTAATAAACCTTTTTTGCAATGGAAAACATTTACAATAGATAATCCAAATAAAATATTTTCAATACCTGCTCCAGAAAAATATCAAAAAAAGAATCATAAATTTATTGATGAACTTTGGAAATACAGTGTAAGTGAAATATTCTTTGCACATCCAGAGAAACCAAAAACATCTTACTTAGAATTTGAAATAACCCCAAACGGAGAATGGATTGCTCTTGAATTTGATGGTATTCGAAAAAGGTCGGCACAAAATACAAAACCTAACGAAAAATTATGGGATTCTTTAATTATAAATGAGATGTGTATTCATTTTCATAATGACAAAGATTTAAGGTATGTTTTTGGGATGAGTTTTACATATAATAATTTAAAAAAAGTAATAAGTGATCAACAAAATTATATTTATTTTCAATGTGCTTTAAGCTTGGGATATGCAAAATATTATTTATCACCTGCTTGGAAACAAGAGAAAAATTTACATTTCAAAAATATGAAAAAAATTAAGGATGAAAATCTGAAAGCTGATTTTCATCAACCTGCAAAATTTTGGAAAGTTAAATTATTTTAA